A part of Aegilops tauschii subsp. strangulata cultivar AL8/78 chromosome 2, Aet v6.0, whole genome shotgun sequence genomic DNA contains:
- the LOC109770895 gene encoding auxin response factor 12: protein MSSSSGASLGGQPPPPPPAAPPEEEKKNLNSELWHACAGPLVCLPTLGTRVVYFPQGHSEQVAASTNKEVEGHIPNYPNLPPQLICQLHDVTMHADVETDEVYAQMTLQPLNPQEQNDAYLPAEMGIMSKQPTNYFCKTLTASDTSTHGGFSVPRRAAERVFPPLDFTQQPPAQELIARDIHDVEWKFRHIFRGQPKRHLLTTGWSVFVSAKRLVAGDSVLFIWNEKNQLWLGIRRANRTQTVMPSSVLSSDSMHIGLLAAAAHAASTNSRFTIFYNPRACPSEFVIPLSKYIKAVFHTRISVGMRFRMLFETEESSVRRYMGTITEVSDADPVRWASSYWRSVKVGWDESTAGERPPRVSLWEIEPLTTFPMYPSLFPLRVKHPWYSGVAGLQDDSNALMWLRGVAGDGGYQSMNFQSPGIGSWGQQRLHPSLLSTDHDQYQAVVAAAAAASQSGGYMKQQFLNLQQPMQSPQEHCNLNPLLQQQILQQASQQQTVSADSQNIQAMLNSSAMQHQLQQLQQLQQVHQVQQAQQAHIDQKQKIQSDQTYHVPTSASLPSPTSLPSHLREKFGFSDPNANSSSFTTSSSSDNMLESNFLQGNSKAVDLSRFNQPVASDQQQQQQQQQQQAWKQKFMGSQSLSFGGSGLLSSPTSKDGSLESKIGSDVQNQSLFSPQVDSSSLLYNMVPNMTSNVADNNMSTIPSGSTYLQSPMYGCLDDSSGIFQNTGENDPTSRTFVKVYKSGSVGRSLDITRFSNYSELREELGQMYGIRGQLDDPDRSGWQLVFVDRENDVLLLGDDPWESFVNSVWYIKILSPEDVHKLGKQGNDPRYLS from the exons ATGAGCTCCTCGTCAGGGGCCAGCCTTGGcggccagccgccgccgccgccgcccgccgcgccgccggagGAAG AGAAGAAGAACCTCAACTCGGAGCTGTGGCACGCATGCGCCGGCCCGCTCGTCTGCCTCCCCACCCTCGGCACGCGCGTCGTCTACTTCCCGCAGGGCCACAGCGAGCAG GTGGCGGCGTCCACGAACAAGGAGGTGGAGGGGCACATCCCCAACTACCCCAACCTGCCGCCGCAGCTCATCTGCCAGCTGCACGATGTCACAATGCAT GCTGATGTGGAGACCGACGAAGTGTACGCGCAGATGACGCTGCAGCCGCTGAATCCA CAAGAGCAGAACGACGCCTACCTGCCGGCGGAGATGGGGATCATGAGCAAGCAGCCGACCAACTACTTCTGCAAGACGCTGACGGCCAGCGACACCAGCACGCACGGCGGCTTCTCCGTGCCCCGCCGTGCCGCCGAGCGCGTCTTCCCCCCTCTG GATTTCACGCAGCAGCCTCCTGCTCAGGAGCTAATTGCGCGGGACATTCATGATGTGGAGTGGAAGTTTAGGCACATCTTCCGAG GCCAGCCCAAACGACACTTGCTAACTACTGGCTGGAGTGTGTTCGTTAGCGCCAAAAGACTAGTTGCTGGAGACTCAGTGCTCTTCATATG GAACGAGAAAAACCAGCTTTGGCTAGGAATCAGGCGTGCCAACCGGACACAGACTGTGATGCCTTCCTCTGTTCTTTCGAGTGACAGCATGCACATAGGGCTCCTTGCAGCTGCGGCTCACGCTGCTTCTACAAACAGCCGCTTCACAATTTTCTACAATCCGAG GGCATGTCCATCAGAATTTGTCATACCACTCTCAAAGTATATCAAGGCTGTTTTTCACACCCGGATATCGGTCGGCATGCGGTTCAGGATGCTCTTTGAGACCGAGGAATCTAGTGTTCGCAG GTATATGGGGACGATAACAGAAGTGAGTGATGCTGATCCAGTGCGTTGGGCTAGTTCCTACTGGAGATCAGTTAAG GTTGGTTGGGATGAATCAACTGCTGGGGAAAGGCCGCCTAGAGTTTCTTTATGGGAGATTGAACCATTGACAACCTTTCCTATGTATCCGTCTTTGTTTCCGCTGAGGGTTAAGCATCCCTGGTATTCTGGTGTAGCAGGCCTTCAAG ATGACAGCAATGCTTTGATGTGGCTGAGAGGAGTTGCTGGAGATGGAGGTTATCAGTCTATGAACTTTCAGTCACCTGGTATTGGCTCCTGGGGACAACAGAGGCTCCATCCTTCTTTGCTGAGTACCGACCATGATCAGTACCAAGCTGTagttgctgctgctgccgccgcctcccAGTCTGGTGGTTATATGAAACAACAATTCCTAAACCTTCAGCAGCCTATGCAGTCGCCTCAAGAACACTGCAACCTCAACCCGCTCTTGCAGCAACAGATCTTGCAGCAAGCAAGCCAACAACAAACCGTTAGTGCTGATAGTCAGAATATTCAGGCAATGCTGAACTCAAGTGCTATGCAGCACCAACTTCAACAGCTCCAGCAACTGCAGCAGGTGCACCAGGTGCAGCAGGCGCAGCAGGCTCACATTGATCAGAAGCAGAAGATTCAATCAGATCAAACATATCATGTTCCTACTAGTGCGTCTCTCCCAAGTCCAACATCACTACCAAGCCATCTGCGTGAAAAATTTGGCTTCTCTGATCCTAATGCTAATTCGTCAAGCTTCACCACTTCTAGCAGCAGCGACAACATGCTGGAATCGAACTTCCTTCAGGGGAATTCGAAAGCTGTAGACTTGTCTAGATTCAATCAGCCAGTAGCTAGcgatcagcagcagcagcagcaacaacagcaacagcaggCTTGGAAGCAAAAGTTTATGGGTTCACAATCACTGTCTTTTGGGGGCTCGGGTTTGCTTAGCTCACCCACAAGTAAAGACGGTTCTCTTGAGAGCAAAATTGGTTCTGATGTGCAAAATCAGTCCCTTTTTAGTCCTCAAGTTGATTCTTCCTCCCTACTGTACAACATGGTGCCTAACATGACTTCAAATGTTGCGGATAACAACATGTCTACGATTCCTTCTGGATCAACATATCTGCAAAGTCCCATGTATGGTTGTTTGGACGACTCTTCTGGTATATTTCAGAATACAGGAGAGAATGACCCAACAAGCAGAACATTCGTGAAG GTTTATAAGTCAGGATCAGTGGGGAGGTCCTTGGACATCACCCGGTTCTCCAATTATTCTGAACTTCGGGAAGAACTGGGTCAGATGTACGGCATTAGGGGTCAGTTGGATGACCCCGATAGATCAGGCTGGCAGCTTGTATTCGTCGACAGGGAGAATGATGTGCTTCTCCTTGGAGACGACCCTTGGGA GTCATTTGTCAATAGTGTATGGTACATCAAGATACTTTCACCAGAGGATGTGCACAAGTTGGGCAAGCAAGGAAATGATCCACGTTACCTTTCCTAA